The following DNA comes from bacterium.
CCAAGGAACAGTACCGGACAATAAGAGCACTGATCGTCACTCCTACCCGGGAGCTGGCGGCCCAGGTGGGCCAGAGCTTCGCGGCCTACGGCCGGAACATCAACCTGCGCTCGGCCGTGGTCTACGGCGGCGTTTACCAGGGCACCCAGGCCAAGGCCATGCGGGGCGGAGTGGACATTTTGGTGGCCACCCCCGGGCGGCTGCTGGACCTGATGGACCAGAAAATGGTGCTGCTCCACAAAGTGGAGATCCTGGTGCTGGACGAGGCCGACCGGATGCTGGACATGGGCTTCATCAATGACATCAAAAAAATTGTGGCCAAGGTCCCCAGCCGGCGCCAGACCCTGTTCTTCTCGGCCACTATGCCCCCCGAGATCCGAACGCTGGCCGGGGGAATCCTGGACCAGCCGGTCTCCATCTCCATCATGGCCGAGTATGCTGCCGCCGATACGGTGGAACAGTCTGTCTACTTTGTGGAGAAGGACGACAAGCCGGACCTGCTGCGCCATCTGCTTTCCCAAAAAGGCATGGAGCGGACCCTGGTCTTTACCCGGACCAAGGTGCGGGCCGACCGGCTGTCCCGGCGTCTGACCACCTGGGGCATTCCGGCCCAGGCCATCCACGGAGACAAATCCCAGAACACCAGGGAACGGGTGCTGCAGGGTTTCAAGACCGGCTCCATCCGGGTGCTGGTGGCCTCGGACGTGGTCTCTAGAGGAATTGACATCGACAACATCTCCCACGTGGTGAACTTTGACCTGCCGCACGAAGCCGAAGCCTACGTCCACCGCATCGGCCGCACCGGACGGGCCGGTGCCTTGGGCACGGCCATCTCCTTCTGCGATAGCGAGGAACGCCAGGACC
Coding sequences within:
- a CDS encoding DEAD/DEAH box helicase gives rise to the protein MRFDELGLKPNLLEALITEGYTEPTPIQQQAIPVALAGKDILGCAQTGTGKTAAFALPILQRLDRPEITKEQYRTIRALIVTPTRELAAQVGQSFAAYGRNINLRSAVVYGGVYQGTQAKAMRGGVDILVATPGRLLDLMDQKMVLLHKVEILVLDEADRMLDMGFINDIKKIVAKVPSRRQTLFFSATMPPEIRTLAGGILDQPVSISIMAEYAAADTVEQSVYFVEKDDKPDLLRHLLSQKGMERTLVFTRTKVRADRLSRRLTTWGIPAQAIHGDKSQNTRERVLQGFKTGSIRVLVASDVVSRGIDIDNISHVVNFDLPHEAEAYVHRIGRTGRAGALGTAISFCDSEERQD